In the Flavobacterium acetivorans genome, one interval contains:
- a CDS encoding cation-translocating P-type ATPase, with amino-acid sequence MGHHLLSISETFQLLATKKQGLSEEEVQERQKEYGKNELVEKKKPSLFVLLLYQFKDVMIFILLIAAVISFAVGDIKDTVVILIIVLLNAIIGFVQEYRAEKAMSALKKTSSLHATVRRAENIVQISVSELVPGDIVILEAGMLVPADIRLSESYSLKIEEASLTGESHAIEKNTDTITVKNSPLGDRFNMAYKTTVVSYGRGEGIVVATGMNTEIGRIAQLLQEEEIKTPLQKRLADFSKKLSFVVIFICVVIYGAGLLRGEDPIKMLLTAISVAVAAIPEALPAVITIALSLGAKRMFGQNALIRKLPAVETLGSVTYICSDKTGTITQNKMTVMDVWIAADAPAVNAISVEQLLLLSMELNHDVVKDENNQLKGDPTEVALVSYARNNEKYDKQWLTHFKRVHELPFDSVRKLMTTAYPLEGQWLIVTKGAVENILSISKETNKDEINNVTLAFAQQGKRVLAYALKVVAVLPETISADTIENNMSFIGLAAMIDPPRAEAIQAIADCHAAGITPVMITGDHPTTAKAIAIKTGILKHKTDRVISGAALANLSEEEFEKEIEYIKVYARVSPEQKLNIVKALQNKNQFVAMTGDGVNDAPALKRANIGIAMGITGTDVAKEAAHMILLDDNFATIIRAVKEGRRIFDNIRKFIKYTMTSNSGEVWTIFLAPLIGLPIPLLPIHILWINLVTDGLPGLAFATESAEKNILNRPPRKPDESIFAAGIGIHILWVGLLMGAICIGVQGWAIHTGSDKWMTMVFTVLSMSQMGHAMAIRSDWQSLFRQGIFGNKQLFFSVLLTFVLQMSVIYIPFLQEIFRTQALTLFELFLCLTFSSIVFWAVETEKWVKRKKEKSRLKNAGEN; translated from the coding sequence ATGGGACACCATCTTTTATCCATTTCTGAAACCTTTCAACTCCTTGCCACAAAGAAACAAGGGCTGTCTGAGGAAGAAGTGCAAGAACGCCAGAAAGAATATGGTAAAAATGAGCTTGTAGAAAAAAAGAAACCATCATTGTTTGTTTTGTTGTTGTATCAATTTAAAGATGTAATGATCTTTATTTTGCTGATAGCAGCCGTAATATCTTTTGCTGTTGGCGACATCAAAGACACGGTGGTTATTTTGATCATCGTACTGTTAAATGCCATCATTGGCTTTGTACAGGAATACCGGGCAGAGAAAGCCATGTCGGCATTAAAAAAGACGTCATCCCTCCATGCCACCGTTCGCCGGGCTGAAAATATTGTTCAAATTTCTGTTTCCGAATTAGTTCCGGGAGATATTGTAATCCTTGAAGCCGGTATGTTGGTTCCTGCTGATATTCGTCTTAGTGAAAGCTATTCGTTAAAAATTGAAGAAGCATCGCTTACTGGAGAATCTCATGCGATAGAAAAAAATACCGATACAATAACGGTCAAAAATTCTCCGCTTGGCGATCGTTTTAACATGGCTTACAAAACCACGGTGGTGTCCTACGGTCGTGGAGAAGGCATCGTAGTAGCTACGGGAATGAATACCGAAATTGGGCGCATCGCTCAACTGCTTCAGGAAGAGGAAATAAAAACCCCATTGCAAAAACGCTTAGCTGATTTCAGTAAAAAATTGTCATTTGTAGTCATCTTTATTTGTGTTGTTATTTACGGAGCTGGTTTGTTGCGCGGCGAAGATCCAATTAAAATGTTGCTTACCGCCATATCCGTTGCAGTTGCGGCCATTCCCGAAGCATTGCCTGCCGTAATCACCATTGCTTTGTCATTGGGAGCTAAACGGATGTTTGGTCAAAATGCACTCATCCGTAAACTCCCTGCTGTTGAAACGCTGGGCTCTGTTACCTACATCTGTTCCGACAAAACAGGAACAATCACCCAAAATAAAATGACGGTGATGGATGTTTGGATCGCAGCAGATGCACCAGCCGTAAATGCAATTTCAGTAGAGCAATTGTTGTTGCTTTCAATGGAACTGAATCATGATGTCGTTAAAGATGAAAACAACCAGCTCAAAGGCGACCCTACCGAAGTGGCCTTAGTTAGTTATGCCCGCAATAATGAAAAATATGACAAGCAATGGTTGACTCATTTTAAAAGAGTACACGAATTACCTTTTGATTCGGTTCGCAAACTCATGACAACCGCATATCCACTAGAGGGGCAATGGCTGATTGTGACAAAAGGAGCAGTAGAAAATATTCTCAGTATAAGCAAAGAAACAAACAAAGATGAAATAAATAATGTAACCCTAGCTTTTGCACAGCAAGGCAAGCGGGTCTTGGCCTATGCTTTAAAAGTTGTTGCAGTTTTGCCCGAAACCATATCTGCTGACACTATTGAGAACAATATGTCTTTTATAGGGTTGGCTGCTATGATAGACCCTCCCCGTGCTGAAGCCATACAAGCCATTGCCGATTGCCATGCAGCAGGTATTACCCCAGTGATGATTACAGGCGACCATCCCACAACTGCAAAAGCAATTGCTATCAAAACGGGAATTTTAAAACATAAAACCGATAGAGTCATTAGCGGTGCAGCGCTAGCAAATCTTTCGGAGGAAGAGTTTGAAAAAGAAATAGAATACATAAAAGTGTATGCCCGTGTTTCGCCCGAACAAAAACTGAATATTGTAAAAGCCTTGCAAAATAAAAATCAATTTGTAGCCATGACAGGCGATGGAGTGAATGATGCCCCTGCATTGAAGCGGGCCAATATTGGTATTGCAATGGGCATCACCGGAACTGATGTGGCCAAAGAAGCGGCGCACATGATTTTGCTGGACGATAATTTTGCCACCATCATCCGTGCTGTAAAGGAAGGACGTAGGATTTTTGACAATATCCGCAAGTTTATTAAATACACCATGACCAGCAATAGTGGCGAAGTATGGACTATTTTTCTTGCGCCGCTTATCGGCTTACCCATTCCGCTACTACCTATCCATATCCTATGGATAAATCTTGTTACCGATGGTTTGCCTGGACTTGCTTTCGCAACAGAATCTGCAGAAAAGAATATTTTGAATCGGCCGCCACGAAAACCTGATGAAAGCATTTTTGCAGCTGGCATTGGCATTCACATCCTCTGGGTTGGTTTGCTGATGGGGGCAATTTGTATTGGCGTACAGGGTTGGGCAATTCATACAGGCAGTGATAAATGGATGACAATGGTATTTACCGTTTTGAGTATGTCTCAAATGGGACATGCGATGGCGATCCGCAGCGATTGGCAATCCCTTTTTAGACAAGGTATATTCGGGAACAAACAATTGTTTTTTTCAGTACTACTGACATTCGTTTTGCAAATGTCAGTTATTTATATTCCTTTTTTACAAGAGATATTCAGAACGCAAGCACTTACTTTGTTTGAGTTGTTTCTTTGTCTCACTTTCTCAAGTATTGTATTTTGGGCAGTGGAAACTGAAAAATGGGTTAAAAGAAAAAAAGAAAAATCAAGACTAAAAAATGCGGGAGAAAATTAA
- a CDS encoding DUF2975 domain-containing protein: MLEKSANLLLKTTLVFMGLIVLMLAVFALPNLYKGALAEFPYAPTAILGIVIVLYAVTIPYFFVLQQSWKLLVLIDRNLGFSKFSVTAFRSIKYASLIGGLLLMIGFVPLLFPIAEEDDAPGLLLYGFLFACIPFVVSVFASVLEKLFQNAIEMKSENDLTI; encoded by the coding sequence ATGTTGGAAAAAAGTGCTAATCTGCTGTTAAAAACTACCTTGGTTTTTATGGGGTTAATCGTTTTGATGTTGGCTGTTTTTGCTTTGCCGAATTTATACAAAGGTGCCTTGGCTGAATTTCCTTATGCACCGACTGCTATTTTGGGAATTGTAATAGTACTGTATGCCGTTACTATTCCATACTTTTTTGTTCTTCAGCAATCTTGGAAACTTTTAGTGTTAATAGACCGGAACTTAGGCTTTTCAAAATTTTCCGTGACAGCATTTCGGAGCATAAAGTATGCTTCTCTAATTGGGGGTTTATTATTAATGATAGGTTTTGTACCCTTACTATTTCCTATTGCAGAAGAAGATGATGCCCCAGGTTTGTTGCTTTACGGTTTCCTTTTTGCTTGTATTCCTTTTGTTGTGTCGGTATTTGCCTCAGTTTTGGAAAAGCTTTTTCAAAATGCCATTGAGATGAAATCTGAAAATGACTTAACCATTTAA
- a CDS encoding T9SS type A sorting domain-containing protein: MKYLLLLFSITFQGQVLHHQMLSSQGLSTKTVDGLIIKQTIGQQSLAGTATHKDYVVMQGFQQGLWGKYIASNAIATIEGIKITSYPNPFITSINFQFSKPLMDVISISIFDIMGRLIYEQKKKSNNTILTIDLASLPTSEYLVRLNATNLNYYTKIIKR, from the coding sequence ATGAAGTATTTACTTTTGTTGTTCAGTATCACTTTTCAAGGGCAAGTCCTGCACCATCAAATGCTTTCTTCTCAAGGACTGTCAACTAAAACAGTTGATGGTTTGATCATAAAACAAACCATTGGTCAGCAAAGTTTGGCAGGGACTGCTACCCATAAAGATTATGTTGTTATGCAAGGATTTCAGCAAGGTCTGTGGGGCAAATATATTGCTTCCAACGCTATAGCTACAATCGAGGGCATTAAAATCACAAGCTACCCCAACCCCTTTATTACAAGCATTAATTTTCAATTTTCAAAACCGCTTATGGATGTTATATCCATTTCAATTTTTGATATCATGGGACGCTTGATTTACGAACAAAAGAAAAAATCGAACAATACTATTCTGACTATTGATTTGGCATCACTACCCACTTCCGAATATTTAGTCCGATTGAATGCCACTAACCTCAACTACTATACAAAAATTATTAAACGATGA
- a CDS encoding fibrinogen-like YCDxxxxGGGW domain-containing protein, producing the protein MNRFNLTFMVDKFSNHINCLLLILITFIYSGNAQTPAGFNLVAYEGFDYTSNSSLLNASGGTGWTTNWIKTYDNKYLKTSTTGFTYSGLTTTGLKAVFDGTCYGTCTTVIAALKRSFPLQNQGVVYFQFMSIFEASPGGGTPTIRLFNGATPTGGIGSTSGSNMSILAASLANLSSSSGSLSAQNLVVVRIDYNLNKTEMWINPDLSTFNYLNPTSPSATATGFAPAMDRFDIFIRSGSIDEIAIFKQIPTVDKYGKIEANIPKSINKNGIVGYGNGLTQNGKVISPVKNGLTAITAATSAYQIKQDYPSSPDGLYWISNSNINGGIPFQIYADMTTDGGGWTLIMCNASTAGWDYSNAISLNTSSPSITSNYSIIGWADYIKKSSSGFQYMIDATTRMSFGGIWTANGNYSFVKTDNSQTNITLNTKFGTWNYVSNDGISERMPWHQNDCGTITTDDGGGNWWGTLISTCNGWNPTPWIDNAGGGVSNPNPDIIWYWVR; encoded by the coding sequence ATGAATAGATTTAATTTGACGTTTATGGTAGATAAATTTTCCAATCACATTAATTGTTTGTTGCTAATTTTAATAACCTTTATTTACTCAGGAAATGCACAAACACCAGCTGGTTTTAATCTTGTAGCTTATGAGGGATTTGACTATACTAGCAATTCATCATTATTGAATGCCAGTGGAGGCACAGGTTGGACTACTAATTGGATAAAGACTTATGATAATAAATATTTAAAAACCTCAACAACTGGATTTACTTATTCAGGCTTGACCACAACCGGGCTTAAGGCAGTATTTGACGGTACTTGTTATGGCACTTGTACAACAGTTATTGCTGCTTTAAAAAGATCATTTCCGTTGCAAAATCAAGGGGTTGTTTATTTTCAATTTATGTCGATTTTTGAAGCTTCTCCAGGAGGAGGAACTCCTACCATCAGACTTTTTAATGGAGCAACACCAACTGGCGGTATTGGATCGACTAGTGGTTCAAATATGTCTATTTTAGCGGCTTCTCTTGCTAATTTGAGTTCTTCTTCAGGAAGTTTGAGTGCACAAAATTTGGTAGTGGTTCGTATAGACTATAACTTGAATAAAACAGAAATGTGGATTAATCCGGACTTATCCACTTTTAATTATTTGAATCCAACGAGTCCATCTGCAACAGCAACTGGTTTTGCTCCAGCAATGGATCGATTTGATATTTTTATTAGATCGGGTAGTATTGATGAAATTGCCATTTTTAAACAAATTCCAACAGTAGATAAATATGGAAAAATAGAGGCAAATATTCCTAAATCCATAAATAAAAATGGGATTGTAGGTTATGGAAATGGATTGACCCAAAACGGAAAAGTAATTTCGCCGGTAAAGAATGGATTGACAGCAATAACAGCAGCAACAAGCGCTTATCAAATCAAACAAGACTATCCATCGTCTCCGGATGGATTGTATTGGATAAGCAACTCTAATATTAATGGAGGAATTCCTTTTCAGATTTATGCCGACATGACTACCGATGGAGGAGGATGGACATTGATTATGTGTAATGCAAGCACTGCTGGATGGGATTATAGCAATGCTATTTCATTAAACACTTCTTCTCCCAGTATTACTTCCAATTATTCTATTATTGGTTGGGCTGACTATATTAAAAAAAGCAGTAGTGGTTTTCAATACATGATTGATGCAACTACTAGAATGAGTTTTGGGGGTATTTGGACGGCTAATGGAAATTATAGTTTTGTAAAAACAGATAATTCTCAAACAAATATAACACTTAACACAAAATTCGGAACTTGGAATTATGTCAGTAATGATGGTATTAGTGAAAGAATGCCGTGGCATCAAAACGATTGCGGAACCATAACTACAGATGATGGAGGAGGAAATTGGTGGGGTACATTGATTTCTACGTGTAACGGTTGGAATCCAACTCCTTGGATAGATAATGCAGGTGGTGGAGTAAGTAATCCAAATCCAGACATCATTTGGTATTGGGTACGATAA
- a CDS encoding helix-turn-helix domain-containing protein, giving the protein MAIIVNLDVVMAKRKMSLNELSDKVGLTLSNLSILKTGKAKAIRFSTLETICNVLDCQPGDILEYVDDKEIKTSR; this is encoded by the coding sequence ATGGCAATTATTGTAAACTTAGACGTTGTAATGGCTAAACGGAAAATGTCTCTCAATGAACTTTCAGACAAAGTCGGTTTGACTTTATCCAACCTTTCAATATTAAAGACTGGAAAAGCAAAGGCCATCAGATTTAGTACCTTAGAAACAATATGCAATGTTTTGGATTGTCAGCCAGGAGATATTTTGGAATATGTAGACGACAAAGAAATAAAAACGAGCCGCTAA
- a CDS encoding PAS domain-containing sensor histidine kinase, producing the protein MKIKENPNSDTAYHFDNFFNISADLICIAGFDGYFKRINAAVSQLLGYSDEELYASPINTFVYAPDLKITIETREQVYKNKPLLNFENRYLTKTGEIVWLSWTSMPVEDEKLVYAIAKNITHKKQIEDERNILLANLTKINKDLKHLSYTTSHDLKSPVNNLLSIFNLIDSTKINDKETLEFLAVLKTTTERLSQTLKKSVAELIHKDELNASIEPLSLNENLNEVVLSINSLIINSRIKITIDFDVVPTINFNKEYLKSIFLNLITNSIKYSKPNTYPSISITSKRTNGKNQLIYSDNGLGFDMDNVRDKIFGLHQKFNNHIDSSGVGLYLIYNHITNLGGRIEVKSQINEGAEFTITFKD; encoded by the coding sequence ATGAAAATAAAAGAAAATCCAAATTCAGATACAGCATATCATTTTGACAATTTTTTTAATATCTCAGCTGATCTGATTTGTATTGCCGGATTTGATGGTTATTTTAAGAGAATAAATGCGGCTGTATCGCAATTATTAGGGTATTCAGATGAAGAATTGTATGCTAGTCCTATAAATACATTCGTTTATGCTCCAGATCTTAAAATCACAATCGAAACGAGAGAACAAGTATATAAAAATAAACCGCTGTTAAATTTTGAAAACAGATACTTAACTAAAACGGGAGAGATTGTATGGTTATCTTGGACATCGATGCCTGTTGAAGATGAAAAATTAGTATATGCAATTGCTAAAAATATTACCCATAAAAAACAAATTGAAGATGAGCGAAATATACTCCTAGCAAATCTAACCAAAATAAATAAAGACCTCAAGCACTTATCTTATACGACTTCGCATGACTTAAAATCACCTGTAAATAATTTGCTATCCATATTTAATCTTATTGATAGTACTAAAATTAATGATAAAGAAACACTTGAATTTTTAGCTGTACTAAAAACAACGACAGAGCGTTTAAGTCAAACTTTAAAAAAATCTGTAGCCGAATTAATTCACAAAGACGAGTTAAATGCTTCTATTGAACCATTAAGTTTAAACGAGAATTTAAATGAAGTAGTACTTTCTATAAACTCCTTAATAATAAATTCAAGAATTAAAATCACCATTGATTTTGACGTAGTTCCTACTATTAATTTCAATAAGGAATACTTGAAAAGTATATTCTTGAACTTAATTACAAATTCAATTAAATATTCAAAACCAAACACTTACCCTTCTATTTCTATTACTTCTAAACGAACAAATGGAAAAAATCAATTAATCTATTCTGATAATGGACTGGGTTTTGATATGGATAATGTGCGAGATAAAATATTTGGTCTACACCAAAAGTTTAACAATCATATTGATAGCAGTGGAGTAGGACTTTATTTAATTTACAATCACATCACTAATTTAGGTGGTCGTATTGAAGTGAAAAGTCAAATAAATGAGGGTGCAGAATTCACAATAACTTTTAAGGACTAA
- a CDS encoding helix-turn-helix domain-containing protein, whose translation MTLFLEDNRQGFVAGERFQWLGAIVWILTFFKVLISPEILYGYTIFNTPIKESATFNLPLDTDWIMESNKDQKNLQDSKLKEKIDPNIERYISEIEKIAVEFELFKDSKFSMNDLALKLNIPNSHLNYLYKYHSKISFSDYKKKIRIQHSILLIESNYLKTNTIDSLAKEVGFASYNPFFTSFKSITGISPQKYILSI comes from the coding sequence ATGACTCTCTTTTTAGAAGACAATCGTCAGGGTTTTGTTGCTGGCGAACGTTTTCAGTGGCTTGGTGCGATAGTATGGATATTGACCTTTTTTAAAGTTTTAATTTCGCCGGAAATACTTTATGGATATACTATTTTTAATACTCCCATAAAAGAATCCGCTACCTTCAATTTACCATTAGATACTGATTGGATTATGGAATCCAACAAAGACCAAAAAAACCTTCAAGATAGCAAACTAAAAGAGAAAATTGATCCAAATATTGAACGCTATATTAGTGAAATCGAGAAAATTGCTGTAGAATTTGAATTGTTTAAAGACTCGAAATTTTCAATGAATGATTTAGCACTAAAATTAAATATCCCAAATAGCCATTTAAATTATCTGTATAAATATCATTCTAAAATCTCCTTTTCAGATTACAAAAAGAAAATCCGAATTCAGCATTCCATTCTATTAATTGAATCAAACTATTTAAAAACAAATACAATTGATTCCTTGGCAAAAGAGGTGGGATTTGCCTCCTATAATCCTTTTTTTACCAGTTTTAAAAGTATTACAGGAATCTCACCGCAAAAATATATACTGTCAATATGA
- a CDS encoding beta strand repeat-containing protein, with protein sequence MKKITLLLFLFVSSVIYSQKNGISYQAIIFNPNGGKVPGINNSNEPLANKNICLQFTIIDSDTRTEYQETINTTTDAFGMVNTIIGSGNQSAGYAASFSNIYWTSDQKSLKVALDINGKCATFVEISNQIFTSVPSAFSAQNAENVTGVVSIESGGTNAVTVLGAKTNLALEKVDNTSDLSKPISTATQIILNLKEDSANKSTDLTIDANSNVKYPTVQAVKTYIDANTSTGSAGLAAETARASAAELANANAIASNTIAITANANAIAAEATTARAAELANANAIASNTTAIITNTNAIATEAITARAAELANANAIASNTTAITAEAITARAAELALTNNLATEATTARAAELANANSIATNTTAITTNANAIAAEAATARAAELANANAIATNTTAIIINANAISAEAATARAAELALTNNLATEATTARAAELANADAISSETSRATAAEGVLTTSIANEAGTRATADASLTTQLTAEAATARAAELANANAIATNTTAITANTNAIAAEAITARAAELTNANAIAANTTAITTNANAIATEAATARAAELTNANAIAANTTAITTNENAITAEAATARAAELANATAITAETTRATAAEGLLNTSIATETTNRTNADNSLSTNLATEVTNRTNADVLKEDLVNKSTDVTTDGASDIKYPSVKSVKTYVDNANATNANLTGPITSVGNTTSVASQTGTGSKFVMDTAATLVTPVLGVATATSVNGTAIPTSKTLVVTTDKLNALAATTSAELAGIISDETGTGTVILSDSPIFTGTPSLPTGTIGVTQTAGNNTTAVATTAFVKTAISNAIIEVSDEFTATASQTAFTLTQAPSSNSKVKMYVNGIRISNTAYSVSETTLTYNPVNNGNYSLTAGDRIQIDFYY encoded by the coding sequence ATGAAAAAGATAACTTTACTTTTATTCTTATTTGTTTCATCGGTAATTTATTCTCAGAAAAACGGCATCAGCTATCAGGCCATTATTTTTAATCCAAATGGAGGGAAAGTTCCCGGGATAAATAACAGCAATGAACCTTTGGCCAATAAAAACATCTGTTTGCAATTCACCATTATTGATAGTGACACCAGAACCGAATACCAGGAAACCATAAATACAACGACAGATGCATTTGGGATGGTAAATACCATTATAGGTTCGGGAAATCAATCGGCCGGTTATGCTGCATCATTTTCAAATATATACTGGACGTCTGATCAAAAAAGTTTGAAAGTAGCATTGGATATCAATGGAAAATGCGCCACTTTTGTAGAAATCAGCAACCAGATTTTCACTTCGGTTCCTTCTGCTTTTTCTGCACAAAACGCTGAAAACGTTACTGGCGTGGTATCCATTGAAAGCGGTGGTACAAATGCTGTTACCGTTTTGGGAGCTAAGACTAATTTGGCTCTTGAAAAGGTCGATAACACCAGTGATTTGAGTAAACCAATTAGTACGGCCACCCAAATAATATTAAATCTAAAAGAAGATTCCGCTAACAAAAGTACAGATCTTACTATAGATGCTAATTCGAATGTTAAATATCCAACGGTACAAGCAGTTAAAACTTATATTGACGCAAACACATCAACAGGATCGGCAGGACTGGCTGCAGAAACAGCAAGAGCTTCAGCAGCAGAATTAGCCAATGCCAATGCGATAGCTTCAAATACTATAGCAATTACTGCCAATGCCAACGCAATTGCGGCAGAAGCAACAACAGCCAGAGCGGCAGAATTAGCCAATGCCAATGCGATAGCTTCAAATACTACAGCAATTATTACAAATACAAACGCAATTGCGACAGAAGCCATAACAGCGAGAGCAGCAGAATTAGCCAATGCCAATGCAATAGCTTCAAACACTACAGCAATAACAGCAGAAGCAATAACAGCCAGAGCGGCAGAATTAGCTTTAACGAATAATTTGGCAACAGAAGCCACAACGGCAAGAGCAGCGGAATTAGCCAATGCCAATTCAATAGCCACAAATACTACAGCAATAACTACAAATGCAAACGCAATTGCGGCAGAAGCGGCAACAGCCAGAGCGGCAGAATTGGCCAATGCCAATGCGATAGCCACAAATACTACTGCAATTATTATAAATGCAAACGCAATTTCGGCAGAAGCGGCAACAGCCAGAGCGGCAGAATTAGCTTTAACGAATAATTTGGCAACAGAAGCTACAACGGCAAGAGCAGCGGAATTGGCCAATGCAGATGCTATTAGTTCGGAAACTTCAAGAGCCACTGCAGCCGAAGGTGTTTTGACCACAAGCATCGCAAATGAAGCCGGCACAAGAGCCACAGCAGACGCTAGTTTGACAACCCAATTGACCGCAGAAGCAGCAACAGCGAGAGCAGCAGAATTGGCCAACGCCAATGCGATAGCCACAAATACTACAGCAATTACTGCAAATACCAACGCAATTGCAGCAGAAGCAATAACAGCCAGAGCGGCAGAATTAACCAACGCCAATGCGATAGCTGCAAATACTACAGCAATAACTACAAATGCAAACGCAATTGCGACAGAAGCGGCAACAGCCAGAGCGGCAGAATTAACCAACGCCAATGCGATAGCTGCAAATACTACAGCCATAACTACAAATGAAAACGCAATTACGGCAGAAGCGGCAACAGCCAGAGCAGCAGAATTGGCCAATGCCACAGCAATCACTGCGGAGACAACTAGAGCCACTGCAGCCGAAGGCCTTTTGAACACAAGTATTGCTACAGAAACAACAAACCGTACCAATGCAGACAACTCTTTGTCTACCAATTTGGCAACGGAAGTGACCAATAGAACCAATGCCGATGTGTTAAAAGAAGATTTAGTGAATAAAAGTACTGATGTGACAACTGATGGAGCCTCAGATATCAAATATCCAAGTGTGAAATCGGTGAAAACTTATGTTGATAATGCCAATGCAACCAATGCCAATTTAACGGGACCTATAACAAGTGTTGGAAATACTACCTCAGTAGCTTCCCAAACGGGGACAGGTTCAAAATTTGTAATGGATACGGCAGCAACATTGGTGACTCCGGTTTTGGGTGTCGCTACAGCAACGAGTGTCAACGGAACAGCGATTCCTACATCAAAAACATTGGTGGTAACGACTGATAAATTAAACGCATTGGCGGCTACTACTTCGGCAGAACTAGCCGGAATCATTTCAGACGAAACCGGAACGGGAACTGTCATTTTATCGGACTCTCCAATCTTTACGGGAACGCCATCTTTACCAACAGGAACAATTGGCGTGACACAAACAGCAGGAAATAATACCACGGCTGTGGCAACTACGGCTTTTGTAAAAACAGCAATTTCTAATGCCATTATAGAAGTTAGCGATGAATTTACGGCAACTGCATCACAAACGGCTTTTACTCTAACCCAAGCTCCATCATCAAATAGTAAGGTTAAAATGTATGTAAATGGAATTAGAATTAGCAATACTGCTTATTCTGTATCTGAAACAACTTTAACATATAATCCAGTTAATAATGGTAATTATAGTTTAACAGCAGGAGATAGAATTCAAATTGATTTTTATTATTAA